From the Sphingomonas phyllosphaerae 5.2 genome, one window contains:
- a CDS encoding DUF427 domain-containing protein, with translation MRPRPDPAAPGQESVWAYPRPAIAQPTDAHIRIEHGGRIIAETRAAIRTLETSHPPGYYIPRADIAPGVLRRADGSSFCEWKGAATYWDVVVGGLVLPRVGWSYANPTPAFAALRDHVSFYAAPFDRCTVDGETVTPQPGEFYGGWITSRVVGPFKGIPGSRGW, from the coding sequence ATGAGGCCGCGTCCCGATCCCGCCGCCCCCGGTCAGGAGAGCGTCTGGGCCTACCCGCGCCCTGCCATCGCCCAGCCGACCGACGCACACATCCGGATCGAGCACGGCGGCCGGATCATCGCCGAGACGCGCGCCGCGATCCGCACGCTGGAGACGAGCCATCCGCCCGGCTATTACATACCGCGCGCGGACATCGCCCCCGGCGTGCTGCGCCGCGCGGACGGTAGTTCGTTTTGCGAGTGGAAGGGCGCCGCCACTTACTGGGACGTCGTCGTCGGCGGTCTCGTGTTGCCGCGCGTCGGCTGGAGTTACGCCAACCCCACCCCGGCGTTCGCGGCGCTGCGCGATCACGTCTCCTTCTACGCCGCCCCATTCGACCGCTGCACCGTCGACGGTGAGACCGTGACCCCGCAGCCCGGCGAGTTCTACGGCGGCTGGATCACGTCCCGCGTCGTCGGTCCGTTCAAGGGCATCCCCGGCAGCCGCGGCTGGTGA
- a CDS encoding thiol-disulfide oxidoreductase DCC family protein: protein MTDLTVWHDGACPLCRAEIALMRRLDTRGAIRFVDASTSGPDTCPLDRRALLARFHAREDGELLSGAAAFAAMWRAIPLLRPLGLLARAPIMLRGLEIGYLGFLRLRPSLQRAARRVLPS, encoded by the coding sequence ATGACCGACCTTACCGTCTGGCACGATGGCGCCTGCCCGCTCTGCCGCGCCGAAATTGCGCTGATGCGCCGCCTCGACACGCGCGGCGCAATCCGCTTCGTCGATGCGAGCACGTCCGGCCCGGACACCTGCCCGCTCGATCGGCGTGCCTTGCTCGCCCGCTTCCACGCCCGTGAGGATGGCGAACTGCTTTCCGGCGCTGCGGCCTTCGCGGCGATGTGGCGCGCGATCCCGCTGCTCCGGCCGCTCGGCTTGCTCGCCCGTGCCCCTATCATGCTGCGCGGGCTGGAGATTGGCTATCTCGGCTTCCTGCGCCTCCGGCCATCGCTGCAGCGCGCCGCCCGACGGGTGCTACCGTCATGA
- a CDS encoding sensor histidine kinase encodes MAAGGGGGGGGGGAIALRTRLLVAMLGPLLGAAIVLGIVGAALIADVVRRTNDRVLGGALGAIAETVQVERGEVTLDLPPAAFGMLENSERDNVYYRIAIGGELLTGYADLPAADPADLAIDQPRFRFATYRGQPIRIAEVRRALPAIERPVIVQVAETLDGRSALKRRLLLALLFGEVALVGTAVLLLRPALGWSLRPLARLRGAVEARDGPAAPDLSPLDAGPLPLELRPLSDAFDGLLAQLDTATAATRRFTADASHQMRTPLSVLKVQVALARRGAPGALDEIADAAARLERLLVQLLALARAEEAGTSAPQERVDLREVAVRVIGRRIGEAIAAGVELQLDADDAPAWITGHRTMMVEIVSNLVDNAIRYNRRGGNVTVAIVVHQDAVELSVRDDGPGIAAADRARVFDRFVRLAPADGPDGSGLGLAVVRSAAARMGARVTMDDAAPGLIVRLVFAHRRVEIADATGSNVTICSR; translated from the coding sequence ATGGCGGCGGGCGGCGGCGGTGGCGGCGGCGGCGGTGGCGCCATCGCGTTGCGCACGCGCCTGCTGGTCGCGATGCTCGGGCCGCTGCTGGGCGCCGCGATCGTGCTGGGCATCGTCGGCGCCGCGCTGATCGCCGACGTCGTACGCCGCACCAACGATCGCGTGCTCGGCGGCGCGCTGGGTGCGATCGCCGAGACGGTCCAGGTCGAACGCGGCGAGGTAACGCTCGACCTGCCGCCCGCTGCGTTCGGGATGCTGGAGAACAGCGAGCGCGACAACGTCTATTATCGCATCGCGATCGGCGGCGAGCTCCTCACCGGCTATGCCGATCTGCCCGCCGCCGACCCCGCCGACCTCGCGATCGACCAGCCGCGCTTCCGCTTCGCCACCTATCGCGGCCAGCCGATCCGCATCGCCGAGGTGCGCCGCGCTCTCCCCGCGATCGAACGGCCGGTGATCGTCCAGGTCGCCGAGACGCTCGACGGTCGCAGCGCGCTCAAGCGGCGGCTGCTGCTCGCGTTGCTGTTCGGCGAAGTGGCGCTGGTCGGTACCGCGGTGCTGCTGCTGCGGCCGGCGCTCGGATGGAGCCTGCGCCCGCTGGCGCGGCTGCGCGGGGCGGTTGAGGCGCGCGACGGCCCGGCCGCGCCCGATCTCTCGCCGCTCGACGCCGGGCCGCTCCCGCTCGAGCTGCGCCCGTTGTCGGACGCCTTCGACGGATTGCTGGCGCAACTCGACACCGCCACCGCCGCGACGCGCCGCTTCACCGCCGACGCCTCGCATCAGATGCGCACGCCGCTGTCGGTGCTGAAGGTGCAGGTCGCGCTGGCGCGGCGCGGCGCGCCGGGCGCGCTGGACGAGATCGCCGACGCCGCCGCCCGGCTCGAACGGCTGCTGGTCCAATTGCTCGCGCTCGCCCGTGCCGAGGAAGCCGGGACCTCCGCCCCGCAGGAACGTGTCGACCTGCGCGAGGTCGCGGTGCGCGTGATCGGCCGCCGGATCGGCGAGGCGATCGCGGCCGGCGTCGAACTGCAACTCGACGCCGACGACGCCCCGGCCTGGATCACCGGGCATCGCACGATGATGGTCGAGATCGTGAGCAACCTGGTCGACAATGCGATCCGCTACAATCGCCGCGGCGGCAACGTGACGGTCGCGATCGTCGTGCATCAGGATGCGGTCGAGCTTTCGGTGCGCGACGACGGACCCGGCATCGCCGCCGCCGACCGCGCGCGCGTCTTCGACCGCTTCGTCCGTCTCGCCCCCGCCGACGGCCCGGACGGCAGCGGACTCGGCCTCGCGGTCGTCCGCTCCGCCGCGGCGCGAATGGGCGCGCGCGTCACGATGGACGATGCGGCACCCGGCCTGATCGTTCGGCTCGTTTTCGCGCACCGGCGCGTCGAAATCGCCGATGCAACGGGCTCGAACGTCACCATATGCTCCCGATGA
- a CDS encoding response regulator → MRILMVEDDAALARSIAALLRAGGHAVDHSASGEEALGLVSAEPYALLILDVGLPDIDGFTVLERLRRRGEKVPVLMLTARDALDDRVRGLDLGADDYLRKPFDPAELEARVRALGRRRGGDPVPVVTIGALTLNRSSGAAEVAGRALDLRRREWAVLDALATRAGQVVPRELLLAEVFGYDEPVGPNAIEVHVTRLRGKLGADGPQIRTVRGVGYMIDAR, encoded by the coding sequence GTGCGCATCCTGATGGTGGAGGACGATGCGGCGCTCGCGCGCAGCATCGCCGCGCTGCTGCGCGCCGGCGGGCACGCGGTCGATCACTCGGCCAGCGGCGAGGAAGCGCTCGGCCTGGTGTCGGCCGAGCCATATGCGCTGCTGATCCTCGACGTCGGGCTGCCCGACATCGACGGCTTCACCGTCCTCGAACGGTTGCGCCGGCGCGGCGAGAAGGTGCCGGTGCTGATGCTCACCGCACGTGACGCGCTCGACGACCGCGTGCGCGGGCTCGATCTCGGCGCCGACGATTACCTGCGCAAGCCCTTCGATCCCGCCGAGCTGGAGGCGCGCGTGCGTGCACTCGGGCGACGGCGCGGCGGGGATCCGGTGCCGGTCGTGACGATCGGCGCGCTCACCCTCAACCGCTCGAGCGGCGCGGCGGAGGTGGCCGGGCGCGCGCTGGACCTGCGCCGCCGCGAATGGGCGGTGCTCGATGCGCTCGCCACGCGCGCCGGGCAGGTCGTGCCGCGCGAACTGCTGCTCGCGGAGGTCTTCGGCTATGACGAGCCGGTCGGCCCCAACGCGATCGAGGTCCACGTCACCCGCCTGCGCGGCAAGCTCGGGGCGGACGGGCCGCAGATCCGCACCGTGCGCGGCGTGGGCTATATGATCGACGCGCGCTGA
- a CDS encoding ABC transporter substrate-binding protein yields the protein MRKILFVAIAAVATAAPLGAQQRPTGYPRAYDTLIADARAERVLTIYGNADRSELVDVVAAFRRTYPGIAVRYADLGSTEIYRRLVRETQARRPSGDLIWSSAMDLQIKLINDGYAQGYASPEKPALPPAAVWKNMGYGVTAEPIGIVYNRRLIPDAAMPRSHAALEALLRRRRALFTGKVTTFDPTRSNVGYLYLAQDMAITRDSRTLFAAIAATRPVLQAKTEPMLAAVIAGKQAIAYNVIGSYALERAKRVPQLGVVFPGDYTIVTSRIAFIARDARSPAAAKLFLDFLLSRRGQTLLARRSLWPVRTDVRARRLPAAQARPIRVGPQLLVHLDRITRQRFLREWQAILSGVSR from the coding sequence ATGCGAAAGATCCTATTTGTAGCAATTGCCGCGGTCGCGACCGCCGCGCCGCTTGGCGCGCAGCAGCGCCCGACCGGTTATCCGCGCGCCTATGACACGCTGATCGCGGATGCGCGTGCGGAGCGCGTCCTGACGATCTACGGCAATGCCGATCGCAGCGAGCTGGTCGACGTGGTCGCCGCATTCCGCCGGACCTATCCGGGAATCGCGGTCCGCTATGCCGATCTCGGCTCGACCGAAATCTACCGCCGGCTGGTGCGCGAGACGCAGGCGCGGCGGCCGTCCGGCGACCTGATCTGGTCGTCGGCGATGGACCTGCAGATCAAGCTGATCAACGACGGCTATGCGCAGGGTTACGCCAGCCCGGAGAAGCCGGCATTGCCGCCCGCCGCGGTGTGGAAGAACATGGGCTATGGCGTCACCGCCGAGCCGATCGGCATCGTGTACAACCGTCGGCTGATCCCCGATGCAGCGATGCCGCGCAGCCATGCCGCGCTGGAGGCGCTGCTGCGGCGTCGCCGCGCGCTGTTCACCGGCAAGGTCACGACCTTCGACCCGACGCGATCGAACGTCGGCTATCTCTATCTGGCGCAGGACATGGCGATCACGCGCGACAGCCGGACGCTGTTCGCGGCGATCGCCGCGACGCGGCCGGTGCTGCAGGCGAAGACCGAGCCGATGCTGGCGGCGGTGATCGCGGGCAAGCAGGCGATCGCCTATAACGTCATCGGCTCCTATGCGCTGGAACGCGCCAAGCGCGTGCCGCAGCTCGGCGTCGTCTTCCCCGGCGATTACACGATCGTCACCTCGCGGATCGCGTTCATCGCCCGCGACGCGCGATCGCCCGCCGCAGCAAAGCTGTTTCTCGATTTCCTGCTGTCGCGCCGCGGGCAGACGCTGCTGGCGCGGCGCAGCCTGTGGCCGGTGCGCACCGACGTGCGCGCGCGGCGGCTGCCCGCGGCGCAGGCGCGGCCGATCCGCGTCGGGCCGCAATTGCTCGTCCATCTCGATCGCATCACGCGCCAGCGCTTCCTGCGCGAGTGGCAGGCGATCCTTTCCGGAGTGTCCCGATGA
- a CDS encoding OprO/OprP family phosphate-selective porin, with translation MKILRTGCALFALAVATPALAQTPSQAELADLVRAQAAEIALLKARLDRMEGAQQAAVAAAPIPVTPPPQVAQAAPVPRVTVPFAPQLAPPGPAERSIAQATASRDNPSGVTTEWGAGLPVFHSADGVYTFKPRGRILADVSSTFGSKSDTRNLTTTGMRALRLGLEGGVGPHFFYQMEADFSENEVDVVTAFIGWRNRINAAFDYDVRAGHLFNDRGFEGSTGSDSTPFLERTAVATAIIPQRGFYGLGVMPRLFWKSGHASLTVTGDRIDGTQAVSDGRTVLGRAHWNPVKTDDTVLHLGIWGFDESLSPAATTLTRNTVIGGRFNGGLRVSSGPLPGGTGTTGYGLELGGYRGPLWFMAEGGRRRARLDGGRADFVSKAWSLSGGFFLTGDLPPYNPRLGSFGQPRVKRPTFDGGPGAIELTARYENLDYTDLPTGGEGWAGTLGVNWYLNSFTRLQLNAIHWHTDNRSGAVTGSDDGQTVSARVGVTF, from the coding sequence ATGAAGATCCTGCGTACCGGCTGCGCTTTGTTCGCGCTTGCCGTCGCCACGCCCGCGCTGGCGCAGACGCCCAGCCAGGCGGAACTGGCCGACCTCGTGCGGGCGCAGGCCGCCGAGATCGCGTTGCTGAAGGCGCGGCTCGATCGCATGGAAGGCGCGCAGCAGGCGGCCGTCGCCGCGGCGCCGATCCCGGTCACCCCGCCGCCGCAGGTGGCGCAGGCCGCGCCGGTGCCGCGCGTCACCGTGCCGTTCGCGCCGCAGCTCGCTCCGCCCGGCCCAGCCGAGCGCAGTATCGCGCAGGCGACCGCATCGCGCGACAATCCATCGGGCGTGACGACCGAATGGGGCGCGGGGTTGCCGGTGTTCCATTCCGCGGACGGCGTCTACACCTTCAAGCCGCGCGGCCGCATCCTCGCCGACGTCAGCTCCACCTTCGGGTCGAAATCGGACACCCGCAACCTGACCACCACCGGGATGCGCGCGCTGCGCCTCGGGCTCGAGGGCGGGGTAGGGCCGCACTTCTTCTACCAGATGGAGGCCGACTTCTCGGAGAACGAGGTCGACGTGGTCACCGCGTTCATCGGCTGGCGCAACCGGATCAACGCCGCGTTCGACTATGACGTGCGCGCGGGGCACCTGTTCAACGATCGCGGCTTCGAGGGATCGACGGGATCGGACTCTACGCCGTTCCTCGAGCGGACCGCGGTGGCGACGGCGATCATTCCGCAGCGCGGCTTCTACGGGCTGGGCGTGATGCCGCGGCTGTTCTGGAAAAGCGGTCACGCCTCGCTGACCGTCACCGGCGACCGGATCGACGGCACGCAGGCGGTGAGCGACGGGCGTACCGTGCTGGGGCGTGCGCACTGGAACCCGGTCAAGACCGACGACACGGTGCTGCACCTCGGGATCTGGGGCTTCGACGAAAGCCTGTCGCCGGCGGCGACGACGCTGACGCGCAACACGGTGATCGGCGGTCGCTTCAACGGCGGCCTGCGCGTCTCGTCCGGGCCGTTGCCGGGCGGGACGGGGACGACCGGCTATGGGCTGGAACTGGGCGGCTATCGCGGGCCGTTGTGGTTCATGGCCGAGGGCGGCCGGCGCCGTGCGCGGCTCGACGGCGGGCGCGCCGATTTCGTCAGCAAGGCGTGGAGCCTGTCGGGCGGTTTCTTCCTGACCGGCGACCTGCCGCCGTACAATCCGCGGCTCGGCAGCTTCGGCCAGCCGCGCGTCAAGCGCCCGACCTTCGACGGTGGCCCCGGCGCGATCGAGCTGACCGCGCGCTACGAGAACCTCGACTATACCGATCTGCCGACCGGTGGCGAGGGATGGGCGGGGACGCTGGGGGTCAATTGGTACCTCAACAGTTTCACCCGGCTGCAGCTGAACGCCATCCACTGGCACACCGACAATCGCAGCGGCGCCGTGACCGGCAGCGACGACGGCCAGACCGTCAGCGCCCGCGTCGGCGTCACCTTCTAG
- a CDS encoding CitMHS family transporter, producing the protein MNLALLGFLMVATFMTLIMTKRMTPLVALIVIPTLFGLIAGQAAGLGAMMIDGIKNLAPTGVMLLFAILFFSTMTDTGLFDPLVGRLIRLVHGDPTRILLGTVVLCALVSLDGDGSTTYIITIAALLPLYKRYGMNRLYLCCLLMATSGVMNLTPWGGPTARAASALKLDPATLFLPLIPGMIAGLASLLALAVWFGRKERTRIGAVEARDEDVDFTGMAVSQYPEARRPKLIWFNALLVVTLLTLLVWGVLPLSVLMMIAFAIAMIVNYPGVAEQKERIAAHAGNVLSVVSLIFAAGIFTGILGGTGMVEAMSKEVVGMIPPAMGPYMAPITAALSLPFTFFISNDAFYFGMLPILAEAGAHYGVSPTAIARASLMGQPVHLLSPLVPSTYLLVSLCGIDLADHQRFTLLPAIMVCVVMTLVGLIAFAFPFVAG; encoded by the coding sequence ATGAACCTGGCTTTGCTCGGCTTCCTTATGGTGGCCACCTTCATGACGCTCATCATGACCAAACGGATGACGCCGCTGGTCGCGTTGATCGTCATCCCGACGCTGTTCGGGTTGATCGCGGGACAGGCGGCGGGCCTGGGCGCGATGATGATCGACGGGATCAAGAACCTCGCGCCGACCGGCGTGATGCTGCTGTTCGCGATCCTCTTCTTCTCGACGATGACCGATACCGGGCTGTTCGATCCGCTGGTCGGGCGGTTGATCCGGCTGGTGCACGGCGATCCGACCCGGATCCTGCTGGGCACCGTGGTGCTGTGTGCGCTCGTCAGCCTGGATGGCGACGGATCGACGACGTACATCATCACGATCGCCGCGCTGCTGCCGCTCTACAAGCGTTACGGCATGAACCGGCTGTACCTGTGCTGCCTGTTGATGGCGACCAGCGGGGTGATGAACCTGACGCCGTGGGGCGGGCCGACCGCGCGCGCCGCCAGCGCGCTGAAGCTCGATCCCGCGACGCTGTTCCTGCCGCTGATCCCCGGCATGATCGCCGGGCTGGCGTCGCTGCTGGCGCTGGCGGTGTGGTTCGGTCGCAAGGAGCGGACGCGGATCGGCGCGGTGGAGGCGCGTGACGAGGACGTCGACTTCACCGGCATGGCGGTCTCGCAATATCCCGAGGCGCGTCGCCCGAAGCTGATCTGGTTCAACGCCCTGCTGGTCGTCACGCTGCTGACGCTGCTGGTGTGGGGCGTGCTGCCGCTGTCGGTGCTGATGATGATCGCCTTCGCGATCGCGATGATCGTCAATTATCCCGGCGTCGCCGAGCAGAAGGAGCGGATCGCCGCGCATGCCGGCAACGTGCTGTCGGTCGTGTCGCTGATCTTCGCGGCCGGCATCTTCACCGGCATCCTCGGCGGCACCGGGATGGTCGAGGCGATGAGCAAGGAAGTGGTCGGCATGATCCCGCCGGCGATGGGGCCGTATATGGCGCCGATCACCGCCGCGCTGAGCCTGCCGTTCACGTTCTTCATCTCCAACGACGCCTTCTACTTCGGGATGCTGCCGATCCTGGCGGAGGCGGGTGCGCATTACGGGGTATCGCCGACCGCGATCGCGCGCGCGTCGCTGATGGGGCAGCCGGTCCACCTGCTGAGCCCGCTGGTGCCGTCGACCTACCTGCTGGTCAGCCTGTGCGGGATCGACCTCGCCGATCACCAGCGCTTCACGCTGCTGCCCGCGATCATGGTGTGCGTCGTGATGACGCTGGTCGGGCTGATCGCCTTCGCCTTTCCGTTCGTCGCAGGATGA